One part of the Coffea eugenioides isolate CCC68of chromosome 10, Ceug_1.0, whole genome shotgun sequence genome encodes these proteins:
- the LOC113750638 gene encoding pentatricopeptide repeat-containing protein At5g56310-like, with amino-acid sequence MIFKCTRQFSLTPHLRTITSCPLSLPSPSRSWSRSPPPLPPPPPSKPTSLSNLADQCLCMHQLKQIHAQMIITGRIRDDNYAASRLLAFCSLSDDGDLNHAFKIFSSIQQPNSFMWNTLIRALASSPTPQRSLSLFVQMRRLCIAPGKHTFPFVLKACSNLKSLCASTQIHVNVLKFGLDSDLHVANGLIRAYSVSGCLSHARKLFDQASVRNLSIWTTMISGYAQSDCGSEAIQLFHEMITHGFEPNGVTLASVLSACAQSGGLELGGQIHSYMQEKGIEFGVILGTALVNMYARNGAFVQARQCFASMQERNIATWNSMICGLAVHGHAKEALDFFKKLEQEKVRPSDITFIGVLSACCHAGLFDFGGRIFHSMSRVYGIQPKIEHYSCMVDLLGRSGKLLEAEELIKGMKWKADVVIWGALLTACKNFKNTDVAERVGKEILALDPHNHGVYVVLSNMYAEAGRWEDVVKLRKFMKEGRLKKTPGWSLVDGAT; translated from the coding sequence ATGATTTTCAAATGCACCCGCCAATTCTCTCTCACTCCCCACCTTCGTACCATTACCTCGTGTCCCCTTTCGCTTCCGTCGCCGTCGCGGTCGTGGTCGCGGTCGCCACCGCCActgccaccaccaccaccatcgAAGCCTACGAGCTTATCCAATCTGGCAGATCAATGCCTTTGCATGCACCAGCTCAAGCAAATCCACGCCCAAATGATCATCACCGGTCGCATCCGCGATGACAACTACGCGGCCAGCCGCTTGCTCGCCTTCTGCTCCCTCTCGGATGATGGAGACCTTAATCATGCTTTCAAAATATTCTCTAGCATCCAACAACCGAATTCTTTCATGTGGAATACTCTGATCAGAGCGCTAGCTAGCAGCCCAACGCCTCAGAGATCTTTGTCTCTCTTTGTTCAAATGCGAAGGCTCTGCATTGCTCCCGGTAAACACACCTTCCCTTTTGTTCTCAAGGCCTGTTCTAACTTAAAATCTTTGTGTGCGTCTACTCAAATCCACGTCAACGTTTTGAAGTTTGGGCTAGACTCGGATTTGCACGTGGCTAATGGCTTGATCAGGGCTTACTCTGTTTCCGGCTGTTTGAGCCATGCCCGAAAATTGTTCGACCAAGCGTCTGTAAGAAATCTGAGCATTTGGACTACGATGATAAGCGGGTATGCACAATCTGATTGTGGCAGCGAGGCAATTCAATTGTTTCATGAAATGATCACCCATGGCTTTGAGCCCAATGGAGTTACTTTGGCTTCAGTATTGTCGGCTTGTGCTCAGTCTGGTGGTTTGGAATTGGGAGGACAGATTCATTCTTATATGCAGGAAAAAGGGATTGAATTCGGAGTCATTCTTGGGACGGCACTAGTTAATATGTATGCTAGGAATGGAGCGTTTGTGCAGGCACGCCAGTGTTTTGCTAGTATGCAAGAAAGGAACATAGCAACTTGGAATTCAATGATATGTGGATTGGCTGTTCATGGCCATGCTAAAGAAGCCCTGGATTTCTTTAAGAAGCTGGAGCAAGAGAAGGTGAGACCGAGTGATATTACATTTATTGGAGTCTTGTCAGCATGCTGCCATGCTGGATTGTTTGATTTTGGTGGGAGAATTTTCCATTCTATGAGCAGGGTGTATGGGATTCAGCCTAAGATAGAGCACTATAGTTGCATGGTTGACCTTCTTGGCCGAAGTGGGAAGTTACTGGAGGCTGAGGAGCTAATAAAAGGAATGAAATGGAAAGCCGATGTAGTGATTTGGGGAGCCCTGTTGACAGCTtgcaagaacttcaagaatacTGATGTTGCTGAAAGGGTAGGAAAGGAAATTCTTGCTTTGGATCCACATAACCATGGGGTTTATGTTGTCTTGTCTAACATGTATGCAGAGGCTGGCAGATGGGAAGATGTGGTAAAGCTGAGGAAGTTTATGAAGGAAGGACGTCTGAAGAAAACACCCGGGTGGAGCCTAGTGGATGGCGCTACTTGA